Genomic segment of Borreliella spielmanii:
TATTTAAAAGACCTTCATCAAGTAAAATCTCTTTAAGAAGAGAAATTCTATCATTATCATCATAAATGCTGAAGTTTTTTCTATATCCTAACAATTTATAATTTTCTTTTAAAAAGAAAAGTCCAAAAGCATGAAAAGTTGAGACCATAAGATTACTAAGAGGACTTTTTAAAATTTTTTTAATTCTATCTTTCATTTCATTAGCCGCCTTGTTGGTAAAAGTTAAGGCTAAAATTTCCTTCTGAGCAATACCTTTTAAAAGCAAATAAGCTATTCTATGAGTAACAACCCTTGTTTTTCCACTACCAGCACCAGCAATAATTAAAAGGGCACCTTCAATAGTAGTAACTGCTTCATATTGAAATTGGTTGAGAGAATTTTTAAAAAAATCATCAAGCAAGATTAAAAAACCTTTGTTCCATCTGGATATTCCACAATAACTTTAAAGTTTTCAGGAAAAGCAAAAATCTTTCTTGACTTAGATTGATCAAAATCTTTAGCTAAGATTGGAATACGATACTTATTTAATGTATTAACAGCAAACTCTGAATTTTCAAGTCCCACCTTAACCGATCCTTTTGCCATAAAATTAGTTCCCCCAAAAAGCTTGGCTTTAAGATTACCTTTATTAGCTCCATTTTCTAACATTGCATTTATTAACATGGGAATAGCATAAATTCCATACCTTCCCCTTTGATCAGGAGATATATCAAGATCTGACTTGACTAGAACATAATGATTCATTCCAATTAAATTGCTTGATTCGTCCCAAAGCACAACAGCAATACAAGAACCGAGGATTGTAGAAATAACTCTTTTATTTGAAACAAAAGCTTCGCCTGGAACTATTATTGTAACATCTCGTTTTAATTTAAAATTAAAATGATTTAACATAAAATTTAATACTCTCTTAAAAAAAATTTATAAAACTCTTATAAAGGCCTTGCCAAAACCCTAATTTATTTACCTTACTACTAAACAAAGCAATATCCCCTACCTTTTCATTTTCTAAAAAAATCACAGCCCTCCCAACAGGCATATCCCCAGTAAGTGGAGCAACTAACTTATCAACAGTATAACTTATATTAAGTTTATTAAATTCATCTTTAGTAAAAACATAATAAAAAGGCTCTTTAGAAAAAAGAGCTACTGTATCTACTATACCATTATAGACTTTTTCTTTTAATTTTACTATTAAAGGAAATTTGGAATATTCATTAAATCCATATTCAAATAAATTTTTTGCAATCAAAGCCCTCATCCTCTCTCCAGACCTGTTAATTCCTTTTTCAACTCCCAATACAACCGCTATTAATCTTCGATCGCCCTTTTGAGCAGTTGCAACAAGATTTAAGCCTGATTCCTTAATATAGCCCGTTTTAAGACCATCTGAATAAGGATAATCATCTATTAATAAATTAGCATTTCTTTGTTTTAAGTTTAAAAATTTTGATGTTAAAGTAGTTCCTAAATTTTTACTCTTTGGATAAACAAAATACTTTAAGGAATGGATATTAAGCATAAATTTAAACTTTTCTATATAAGATTTTACAAAAAAAGCCATATCCAGCGCTGTAATTTTATTCTCATTACTGTATCCAGAAGGTTCAACAAAATGCATATTAAAAAGCCCTAAATTCATGACATTAATATTCATCAAATTAACAAAACTATTTAAATCGCCTACTACAAACTCAGCAATTGCAATAGAAGCATCATTACCTGAAGAAACGGAAAGCCCTTTTAAAATTTCTTCAAAATTAACAATTTGACCTTTTTCTAAAAACATTAAAGAAGAATTCAAGGGCGCATTATAATATGAAGCAGAATCACTAATAGGAACTATGCTTTTTAATTTTATATTTCGCTTTCCAGCCTCAATTAAAGCTGTATAAATTGTAACAATCTTTGTAAGTGATGCCGGAGGAAAAACCAAATTGGGCTTTTTAGAATAAAGTACCCGCTTAGTATCAAAATCCATTAAAACTATTGACTTTGCATGCAAAGATAATTTATTAATCTCAGCTAAATTAACCGAAAAAAGATCACCACAAAGTAATAAAAAAAATAAAAATAAAGTTAATAATAATTTTTCAATAATACAGATACTATTCATATAATAATATTAAAATTATGTATTATTATATAATATTTATTGATTTTTAATCACAATACAATTAAAAGGAGTCATTTTTTTATGAATTCTTATGATTTTATAGCAGCTTTGGCACCAATAATTCTAATAATTATTGGACTTGGCATAATAAAAAAGCCTGCTTACTATGTAATACCTATATCATTAATAATCACTATTGCTCTAGTTATGCTTTATAAAAACTTAGGAATAGCAAACACAAGTCTTGCAATACTTGAAGGCGCCTTAATAGGAATATGGCCAATAGCAACCGTAATTATTGCTGCCATATTTACATACAAAATGTCAGAAGATCAAAAAGATATAGAAACTATTAAAATTCTTTTATCAAACGTATCTTCTGATAAAAGAATTATGGTCTTGCTAGTGGCGTGGGGATTTGGAAATTTCTTAGAAGGAGTTGCTGGATATGGAACTGCCGTTGCAATCCCCGTGTCAATATTAATAGCAATGGGATTTGAACCATTTTTTGCTTGCTTAATCTGTTTAATAATGAATACCTCTTCAACCGCTTATGGATCTGTGGGAATTCCTATAATATCTTTAGCTCAAGCAACCAACTTAGATGTTAACAATCTTTCAGCTAAGATTGCATTACAACTAATACTTCCAACCTTAACAATACCTTTTGTATTAGTAATTCTTACAGGAGGAGGCATCAAGGGATTAAAAGGGGTGTTTCTTCTTACTCTACTCTCAGGAATGTCGATGGCAATATCTCAAATATTTATATCAAAAACTTTAGGCCCAGAGCTTCCTGCAATCCTTGGGAGCATCCTTTCTATGACAATAACAATAGTTTATGCAAAGTTTTTTGTAAATAAAGAAATGCATGTCGAACACAAAAACAAAAGCACAATACCTTTATCAAAAGGAATTATTGCCTGCTCACCCTACATTTTAATAGTAACGTTTATAGTACTTGTATCTCCTCTTTTTAACAAAATTCACGAATACCTAAAAACTTTCCAAAGCACTATTAGCATTTATCCAGAAGCAAATCCCCTACACTTTAAATGGATTACCTCTCCGGGCTTCTTGATTATACTTGCAACAATAATATCCTACTCAATACGAGGAGTTCCAATATTTAAACAACTAAAAATATTTATACTAACCCTTAAAAAAATGGCATTATCTTCATTTATAATCATATGTATTGTTGCAATATCAAGATTAATGACACACAGTGGAATGATAAGAGATCTTGCCAATGGAATCTCAATAATAACAGGTCAATTTGGTCCATTATTTAGTCCACTAATTGGGGCTATTGGAACATTTTTAACAGGAAGTGACACAGTTTCAAATGTTCTTTTTGGACCTTTGCAAACACAAATGGCAGAAAATATTGGAACAAATCCTTACTGGCTTGCAGCAGCAAATACAACAGGAGCAACTGGAGGAAAGATGATTTCTCCCCAAAACATCACAATAGCAACAACAACAGCTGGATTAATTGGACAAGAAGGCAAGCTTTTATCAAAAACAATAACTTACGCTTTATGCTACATTTTAGCAACAGGATTGCTAGTTTATTTAGTATAAATTAATCATTTAAAATAAATAAGATTAATTGACAATAAAATTAATCTTATTTATAAATTTGAAGAACATAAAAAGCACAAAATAACAACATGGTCTTGAATTTTTATCCAATAGTTTTAATATTATATACATGCTATTATGTAGAATAAGTAATATGTATATAATACATATTATTAAGACGTTTAATAAATAACTAGAACTAATAAAAAGTTTGTAGTTACAACAGGAAGGTATAATTATGAAAAATCATATTTTATATAAACTAATTATATTTTTAACTACATCTGTAGCAATATTTGCAGCAGATGCATTAAAGGAAAAAGATATATTTAAAATAAATCCGTGGATACCTACATTTGGATTTGAAAATACAAGTGAGTTCAGATTCGATATGGACGAGCTTGTCCCTGGATTTGAAAACAAAAGCAAAATTACTATTAAACTTAAACCATTTGAAGCTAATCCAGAATTAGGTAAAGACGATCCATTTTCGGCTTACATTAAGGTAGAAGATCTTGCATTAAAAGCAGAAGGCATAAAAGATGCTCAATTCAAAATTGATGTAGGAAGCATAACAGCCCAAATTAATATATACGATTTTTTTATTAAAATAAGTACTATGACAGATTTTGACTTTAATAAAGAATCTTTATTTAGTTTTGCACCTATGACTGGATTTAAAAGCACTTACTATGGATTCCCAAGTAATGATAGAGCAGTAAGAGGGACAATTCTTGCAAGAGGCACTTCTAAAAATATAGGAACAATTCAACTGGGATACAAGCTCCCACAACTCGACCTTACATTTGCAATAGGAGGAACAGGCACAGGCAATAGAAATCAAGAGAATGACAAAAACACTCCATATAATAAAACCTATCAAGGAATCCTTTATGGAATTCAAGGAACATGGAAGCCAATAAAAAATATGCTTGATCAAAACGAAGATACTGAATCTGTAGTCGCAGAAACGCCTTTTGAATTAAACTTTGGCTTATCAGGAGCTTATGGAAATGAAACATTCAATAATTCATCAATAACATACTCTTTAAAAGATAAATCTGTAGTTGGCAACGATTTATTGAGTCCAACTTTATCAAATTCTGCAATTTTAGCATCTCTTGGGGCTCAATATAAACTTGGATTAACAAAAATTAACAATAAAAATACCTATCTTGTTTTACAAATGGGCACTGATTTTGGAATAGATCCTTTTGCAAGCGATTTTTCTGTATTTGGACACATTTCAAAAGCAGCAAATTTTAAACAAGAAATATCCTCAGATCCTACTAAAAAGTCCGAAAATATATTTGATCCAAATGGAAATGCTCTTAACTTCAATAAAGATACAGAACTGGGCATTGCATTTTCAACAGGGGCAAGCATAGGACTTGCTTGGAATAAAGACACCGGGAAAAAAGAATCTTGGA
This window contains:
- a CDS encoding integrin-binding adhesin P66 family protein, which translates into the protein MKNHILYKLIIFLTTSVAIFAADALKEKDIFKINPWIPTFGFENTSEFRFDMDELVPGFENKSKITIKLKPFEANPELGKDDPFSAYIKVEDLALKAEGIKDAQFKIDVGSITAQINIYDFFIKISTMTDFDFNKESLFSFAPMTGFKSTYYGFPSNDRAVRGTILARGTSKNIGTIQLGYKLPQLDLTFAIGGTGTGNRNQENDKNTPYNKTYQGILYGIQGTWKPIKNMLDQNEDTESVVAETPFELNFGLSGAYGNETFNNSSITYSLKDKSVVGNDLLSPTLSNSAILASLGAQYKLGLTKINNKNTYLVLQMGTDFGIDPFASDFSVFGHISKAANFKQEISSDPTKKSENIFDPNGNALNFNKDTELGIAFSTGASIGLAWNKDTGKKESWKVKGADSYSKRLFGEQDKKSGVALGISYGQNLYRSKDTEKRLKTISENAFQSLNVEISSYEDNKKGIMNGLGWITSIGLYDILRQKSVESYPTSTPSANTNNQNGQSSTSTQAIPNLTFEDAMKLGIALYLDYAIPIESISTEAYVVPYIGAYLLGPSNKISSDATKIYLKTGLSLEKLIRFTTISLGWDSNNIIELANKNANNAAIGSAFLQFKIAYSGS
- the cheD gene encoding chemoreceptor glutamine deamidase CheD, with protein sequence MLNHFNFKLKRDVTIIVPGEAFVSNKRVISTILGSCIAVVLWDESSNLIGMNHYVLVKSDLDISPDQRGRYGIYAIPMLINAMLENGANKGNLKAKLFGGTNFMAKGSVKVGLENSEFAVNTLNKYRIPILAKDFDQSKSRKIFAFPENFKVIVEYPDGTKVF
- a CDS encoding lactate permease LctP family transporter; this encodes MNSYDFIAALAPIILIIIGLGIIKKPAYYVIPISLIITIALVMLYKNLGIANTSLAILEGALIGIWPIATVIIAAIFTYKMSEDQKDIETIKILLSNVSSDKRIMVLLVAWGFGNFLEGVAGYGTAVAIPVSILIAMGFEPFFACLICLIMNTSSTAYGSVGIPIISLAQATNLDVNNLSAKIALQLILPTLTIPFVLVILTGGGIKGLKGVFLLTLLSGMSMAISQIFISKTLGPELPAILGSILSMTITIVYAKFFVNKEMHVEHKNKSTIPLSKGIIACSPYILIVTFIVLVSPLFNKIHEYLKTFQSTISIYPEANPLHFKWITSPGFLIILATIISYSIRGVPIFKQLKIFILTLKKMALSSFIIICIVAISRLMTHSGMIRDLANGISIITGQFGPLFSPLIGAIGTFLTGSDTVSNVLFGPLQTQMAENIGTNPYWLAAANTTGATGGKMISPQNITIATTTAGLIGQEGKLLSKTITYALCYILATGLLVYLV
- a CDS encoding D-alanyl-D-alanine carboxypeptidase family protein, with the translated sequence MNSICIIEKLLLTLFLFFLLLCGDLFSVNLAEINKLSLHAKSIVLMDFDTKRVLYSKKPNLVFPPASLTKIVTIYTALIEAGKRNIKLKSIVPISDSASYYNAPLNSSLMFLEKGQIVNFEEILKGLSVSSGNDASIAIAEFVVGDLNSFVNLMNINVMNLGLFNMHFVEPSGYSNENKITALDMAFFVKSYIEKFKFMLNIHSLKYFVYPKSKNLGTTLTSKFLNLKQRNANLLIDDYPYSDGLKTGYIKESGLNLVATAQKGDRRLIAVVLGVEKGINRSGERMRALIAKNLFEYGFNEYSKFPLIVKLKEKVYNGIVDTVALFSKEPFYYVFTKDEFNKLNISYTVDKLVAPLTGDMPVGRAVIFLENEKVGDIALFSSKVNKLGFWQGLYKSFINFF